From a single Nicotiana tabacum cultivar K326 chromosome 8, ASM71507v2, whole genome shotgun sequence genomic region:
- the LOC107813152 gene encoding phytolongin Phyl1.1-like, whose protein sequence is MGSIQKTVHYCSVSKGGQLLYAYNNGEDLEIENLAALCLERIPPFHKWYFQTMAKKIFGFLIEVDEHVYFAIVDEGLGNVEVLRFLEQLRDEFRKLSKKGSCWTMSNLNSLCLQEKSIPVILPYRNVNGQIEGCALTKVLLLGKPSRQEKKKKKDHVIAMRDNEVEEEQKSTEQVMVDSAVPPILSQKELSLVRTISRSQNFQRRWCRHVRIVLAIDAMVCLVLFVIWLVICEGTKCLH, encoded by the coding sequence ATGGGTTCAATCCAAAAAACAGTTCACTATTGCTCAGTATCTAAAGGGGGTCAACTTCTATATGCATATAATAATGGTGAAGATCTTGAGATTGAGAACTTGGCTGCATTGTGCTTAGAAAGAATTCCTCCTTTTCATAAATGGTATTTTCAGACCATGGCTAAAaagatttttgggtttttgattgaAGTTGATGAGCATGTTTATTTTGCTATTGTAGATGAGGGTCTTGGTAATGTTGAAGTTTTGAGGTTTCTTGAACAATTAAGGGATGAATTTAGAAAATTGTCTAAAAAGGGTTCTTGTTGGACTATGTCTAATCTAAACTCACTTTGTTTACAAGAAAAATCAATTCCTGTAATTTTACCATATCGAAATGTCAATGGGCAAATTGAGGGTTGTGCTTTAACAAAAGTGTTGTTATTGGGCAAGCCTAGTagacaagaaaagaagaaaaagaaggatcATGTAATTGCTATGAGAGATAATGAGGTGGAGGAGGAGCAAAAATCTACGGAACAAGTTATGGTTGATTCAGCAGTTCCTCCAATTTTGTCGCAGAAAGAGTTGAGCTTGGTAAGGACCATATCAagatctcaaaactttcaaaggaGGTGGTGCCGCCATGTACGCATTGTCCTTGCAATTGATGCTATGGTATGTCTTGTGTTGTTTGTTATCTGGTTAGTTATTTGTGAAGGTACAAAGTGCCTTCACTAA